One window of the Eucalyptus grandis isolate ANBG69807.140 chromosome 8, ASM1654582v1, whole genome shotgun sequence genome contains the following:
- the LOC104417648 gene encoding pentatricopeptide repeat-containing protein At1g63150-like encodes MIRLNPLPSTPCFTQLLGAAVRMKHYAVAIHMIERMDSMGISRDIYVLSILINCLCRLERSDLGFSVLTKMFKLGLEPSVVTLNTLLNGLCEEGKIARALTLVEEMQGKGFKADVFTYSVIVKGLCRTGKTSKAVQLIRNLEERGCELNLVTYNTIIDGYRKEGLVEEAFGFFNRMSHCLIKPDILTYNTLICGLGCIGGWKQAKALLEKMIHDGIHPNVITYNSFIHGLCLCGQWEEVRVQLSEMVRGGIRPDCQTFNIILDALSKQGMTNEAKCIFDLMIEMDIEPNVVTYTSLINGYCLQNQMDDAAITFCLMTTRKCNPNVVTYSTLINGYFAVKRVDKAMSLLRQMLEKGLVPDVATYGCLMDGFFLAGSPRVAHQLFYKMLACNHIDRQIYAIMLDGLCKYRQVDKAMALFRHMEDGMNDVNIVHCNILIKGLCEMGELGPAMNLFNSLDARGLRPDVVTFGAIIKGLCKAGQIHEACELLHNMKEKGCPPSGIIFNIVVQALLEDGQKARIASSRGDG; translated from the coding sequence ATGATTCGGCTGAACCCTTTGCCTTCGACTCCCTGTTTCACCCAACTCTTGGGAGCTGCGGTGAGGATGAAGCATTATGCTGTCGCCATCCACATGATCGAGCGAATGGATTCCATGGGCATATCTCGCGACATTTACGTTCTCAGCATTCTGATCAATTGCCTCTGCCGCTTGGAAAGGTCCGATCTTGGATTTTCCGTTTTGACCAAAATGTTCAAGCTTGGGCTTGAACCGAGTGTGGTGACCTTGAACACTTTGCTCAACGGGCTCTGTGAAGAGGGTAAGATCGCACGAGCCTTGACCTTGGTGGAGGAAATGCAGGGCAAGGGGTTTAAGGCCGATGTATTTACATACAGTGTCATCGTGAAGGGATTGTGCAGAACCGGTAAAACTTCCAAAGCCGTCCAGTTAATAAGGAATTTGGAAGAAAGGGGTTGCGAACTGAATTTGGTCACGTACAACACGATCATCGATGGTTATCGCAAGGAAGGACTGGTGGAAGAGGCATTTGGCTTCTTTAACCGTATGAGTCACTGCCTAATTAAGCCGGATATCCTCACTTACAATACCTTGATTTGCGGCTTAGGCTGCATAGGCGGATGGAAACAAGCAAAGGCCTTGTTAGAGAAGATGATTCATGATGGAATCCACCCCAATGTTATCACTTATAATTCCTTCATCCACGGTCTGTGCCTTTGTGGCCAATGGGAAGAGGTTCGAGTCCAGTTGAGTGAGATGGTGCGGGGAGGAATAAGGCCAGATTGTCAAACCTTCAATATTATCTTGGATGCACTCAGCAAACAGGGCATGACCAATGAGGCGAAGTGCATATTTGACCTGATGATCGAGATGGATATTGAGCCAAATGTAGTTACTTATACTTCATTGATAAATGGTTACTGCCTTCAAAATCAAATGGATGATGCCGCAATTACATTTTGTTTGATGACCACAAGGAAGTGCAATCCTAACGTGGTGACCTATAGCACGTTGATTAACGGGTATTTTGCGGTTAAAAGAGTGGATAAGGCAATGAGTCTCCTTCGGCAAATGTTGGAGAAAGGATTAGTCCCTGATGTTGCCACCTATGGTTGTCTCATGGATGGCTTTTTCCTTGCTGGAAGCCCCAGGGTCGCACATCAGCTGTTTTACAAAATGCTGGCTTGCAATCATATAGATCGACAAATTTATGCCATCATGTTAGATGGCCTTTGTAAGTATCGACAAGTGGACAAGGCAATGGCATTGTTTCGACACATGGAAGATGGCATGAACGATGTTAATATAGTCCACTGCAACATCCTTATTAAGGGCTTGTGTGAGATGGGGGAACTTGGACCTGCAATGAACCTCTTCAATTCGTTGGATGCCAGAGGGTTGCGACCCGATGTCGTGACATTTGGTGCCATCATAAAAGGACTATGTAAAGCTGGCCAAATACATGAAGCGTGCGAGCTACTTCATAATATGAAAGAGAAGGGATGTCCTCCAAGTGGTATCATTTTTAACATTGTTGTCCAAGCACTCCTCGAAGATGGTCAGAAAGCGAGGATTGCTTCTTCTAGGGGAGATGGTTGA